cgaggggcagcagcaggatgaggccctGTGGGATGggtccctgcagctctgcaggcaccaGCATGCGTGGGCTCATGCCCATGGCCCATCCAGCAGTGCCCATCGGTGGTGGTCTGGAGAACAGTTTATTGCATTGGATAACAGTTTATTGAACATTTGTGTGCTCGCAGCCCCCTGAGGCTCCAAAACCACCCAGGGCTTGCCCTGCCCCCGGCTCGGGATGGTGCACAGGGAGCTGCCCCTGGCCGTGCCAGCCCCCTGGGGTCAGCGAGCCGTTCCCAGCACCACTGGGCTCGGAGAGCTGGCCCCTGCCCAAGGTGGCTGCCACTGGCAGGGGCGATGCCGCCAGCCTGCCCCCCCCGGGACAGCGCTGGGTCAGGGCCAGGGACGTACGCAGCTGCCCCCAAACCCTCTGATGGGACACGACAACTACCCAGAGGTGGGCAAAGGGCTGGAACGCAGCCCAGGCAGCCGGTGCTGCTCACGAAGAGTCCCTTAGAAACACTTTATGGAGCATGTAGAACATTTCcaggaaagagaattaaaacGTGCTGGGATCAGTGGTTAATGTCCTCTGGGACCGTGTGATGGCGCAAGGGGAGCCTCGtgcaccagcagccagcccctggCCGGGCGCCCCATCACCGGTGGGTCCCGTCTCTGGGACTGGCATCAGCTTAGGTGTTGCTGTCGGGCTGCGCGGTGAAGTCGCTGCTGGTCAGGGTGATGGTGAACGGCACGTTGATGACTTCCGCGGACACATCCCGGGCGCTGGCCGTCCTCCAGGAGTTCAGGGGCTGGGTGGCTTTCTGGATGCGCTGCAGGTGAGCAAGGGTGAGTAGAGGCTGCCCTGAGGCCCCCAGGGCACAGGGCAGTGTCACTGCGGGAAGGGGACAGCCGCAGGCACGGCCACCGAGGGGCTCAGACCCCACCTTTCGTCCAGGCCCCGTGGCTTCAgccctttttctctcttaggGACGGGAGAGCATCGCCTCCAGTCTGTTGCTGCCCgctcccttcccatccccatcccctctgtgaccccgtccctgtccctgtccccgtgcccctgcTCCTCTCGCACACTCACGTCGCTCAGCGTCCCCGACTCGCGGCACAGGGCCACGGTGGCCCAGAGCGGGATCTGCAGGCAGGTGAGGACGCCCATGCAGACGCCCAGGCTCGTGCCCCAGGCCGGGTACACGTAGGAGCCGTAGCGCAGGGGCACGCCATACATGTCCAGGAAGGTGTAGATGAGCGTGAACTGCAAGGGCAGCGTGGGCAGGAGTGAGGGGATGGCGCAGCACCACAGGGACCCAGGCCAGGGCCACCCCAAGCCGCCTCCAGCAGCCACCAAGGGGCCCAGGACACTGGGACTGGGGCAACCCCGCTCCAAATGTGCAGCAGGAGCGGCCCCTGggaggaaaggctgggagaggagctcGGCCCCCTCAACCCTCGGCCTCGGGTGAGCGCCCGATGCTTACCAGCAGCAGACAGGGTGTGAAGAAGACCCAGCACACCTTGAAGTAGCCCAGCATGTGGCTGCACCAGGGTGGGCACCGGCAGATCATGTCCCTGATGTCCTGGCAGAACTGGTCGATGCCTGCAGGCACACGGAGGCAACGCAGGTGTGAACACCCCGCGGCACTGCCCCAGAGCTGGAGCACCCCACCGCGCACCAGAGCCGGCTCCAgcgagccccagccccgctcaccATAGCAGAAGGAGATGCCGAGGCACATGAAGAGGGTGATGATCACCAGCCCAAAGCCGGTGCTGTACGTGTCAATGAGGGTGAACCAGAAGATGCCTCCCTGTGAGGTGGTAAGGGACAGGGTCAGCACCTGCGGCCAGGGCCACCGCCCATGCCAGGGCACACGCTGGCCTCTGTCCTCCTGCCCTGGGACACGTGCAGAGGCCCAAGAGGAGAGGAGGCCAGTCCCCAACCTCCACCCTGGTGTCACCcgagggtgctgggtgctgcaggatggGGGTGCCAGGGCCCAACGAACCTGGGTGATCAGGAGGAGCCCCAGCAGGTAGAAGGAGATGCAGAGCACGCCCAGGAACAGCGTCTTCCTCCTCCACTCACGCAGGGCCGGGAACTCATCCAGGATGGCTGTGGTGATGCCTTCGATGTTCCCAAACTAGGGGATGGGGAATGTCGGTGGGAGGGGGATGTCACGgcccctgctccaccaggaTAGACCCCATGGAGGGGACTTTGCAGGGCACGGTCCCCACGTGCATCCCTGTCCCTGTGACACCAGGGTCACAGGGGGAAGCCCAGTGCCAGCAGTCCACGGCTCCATCCCTGCCCACCACCCAGGGGGCAGCCTCCCCCATGGGATGTGGCTGCCCCAGGAACAGCCCCACACAAGGAGCCTCCATAACCCTGGCCCCGGCCCTGGCCTCGTGCTCCCAGTCTCTGCACATTGTGCCATCTGCGTGCCCAGGACGGGGTGTACCTGGCACCCCAAGGCCAGGCACGGGGCAGGACTTGGGGCTGCTCAGGGTGACAATCACCATAGTGTCCACTCCGAGCGTGAAGAGCATCAGGAAGAAGAGGATGGACCAGAACGGggagccaggcagcagggagagcgCCTCGGGGTATGCCACAAACGCCAGCCCGGGGCCTGAGTGAGGGGGATGAGGGGAAGCATGAAGGACAACCGTGGTGGCAGGGGCCAAGCCCAGCAAGCAGGTAACCAGGCTGGGTGTGAGCCCAGCTGCACTGGGATGTCCCTTGGCATGGCACAcgtgtccccccctccccaaacccatACCTGAGTCGGCGACGCTGCCCACAGGGACGCCTTTCTTCAAGGCCATGTGCCCCAGCACCGAGAAGATGGCGAAGCCGGCGAAGAAACTGGTGCAGCAGTTGCCGAGGGCGATGACCAAGGTGTCCCTGCCAGGGAGGGCATCACAACCCCACGTCCATGGGGCAGGGATGGACCCAGGAGCATCCGGACAGGTCCACACATTCTCATGGACTGGACCTCCCCAttgccctcctccccccccagctgcagctgtgccccACCAGCCCACATCCCTCAGCGCCTGCCCCAAGCTCACCGGATGACGTTGTTGTCAAACTTGTTGTAGGATGCCATGGAGAGCAGCCCCCCAAAGCCGATGCCCAGGGAGTAGAAGATCTGCGAGGCCGCATCGCTCCACACCTGGGGGCACgagggcaggggaggctgcaggggtccccagcccggccccacCGCCCCCACCCCAGGGACGATCGCAGGCGTcggggcccccagccccagcgtgGGGTTACCTGCGCGCTCCGCAGCTTGCTCCAGTCGGAGGAGAGGTAGAAGCGGACGCCGTCGAGGGAGCCGCTCAGCGTGGCCCCCCGGatgatgaggatgaggatgaccAGGTAGGGGAAGGTGGCCGTGAAGTACACCACCTGCACGGGGCACGGCACGGCTTGGCCCTGCTCTGCCCGCTTGGCAGCCCTAAGCCCCCGCGGCGCCCCCGAGCCCCTGCTGCACGCGGCTCACCTTGCCCGAGCTGCGGATGCCCTTCAGCATGCAGAGGAAGACCACGATCCAGGCCGCCAGCAGGCACAGGGCGAGGGGCCACTGCACGGGGCCGGGGTCCCCGAGGCCGGAGCTGTGCGTCACCCCCAGCACCTGCTCGCTGCGGcacggggacgtggggacacagGTCAGCGGGACAGGGGATGCAGAGGGCGGCACCAGTCCCAAGAGTCCCCATGCTGCAGGGCACTCTCGCCTCCTCTGCAGTGTCCTCAGCCACCCCTCCACCTTTCACAAAGCCTCCGGCACCACcggctgctgcccatggggctCAGCCCCGTCCCAGGGGAGATGGGGCCACGGGCGCTGCCTGGGGACAGTGGCCCCCACCACCAACTTACTTCCAGAAAGCCTCGCTGGCGCTGACGTGGGTGGCGCTCCCCGATGCGTTCTGCAACAAGCCATCATCACCATCACCATCATCCTCCCCACCGctcctcccggccccggcccagTCCCAGCCTGACCCGTCGGCcccctcctcttctgctgcagGCAAAGTTTGTCCCCAGgggagcccccccgggccccctGCAGCGTCCGGCTCCACAGTCCCAGCCCGGGCACCGCGGCTGGGCCCTGCCCCGGGGACACCGACCTGGCAGAGCTCCGCGTTCCGGGGGGCATCGCAGGACCAGGGCAGGGGGCTCTGGAAGGACGAGCCCAGGTAGTAGAAAGCCCAGGCGATGATGACGTTGTAGTAGAGGGACACGAGGGAGGACACGATCAGCATCCCCACGCCAACGCCTGCGCCGGGAGAGAGGGGCTGCCTCAGCATGGGCCCTGCGGGCTGCGGGGGGCAGGGAcctgcccgggggctgcggggggcacagggagaggcgcccccagccccggccctaCCTCGCAGGATGGGGCAGCACTTCCAGACCGTGATGGGCCCTGCGGCCCCGTACTGCCCCAGGCTCAGCTCCATCAGGAAGAGGGGCAGCCCCGTGAGGAACAGCATGATGAAGTAGGGGATGAGGAAGAcgcctgggaggaggagaggggcagcGGGTCAGGGGCACGGTGGGCACTGCGCCGGAGTCCAGCACCTCCGCAGAGGGCAGGCGTGTGGTCCCGCACCCGCAGCAAGGACACGTGTCTGGGCAGGGCACAGTGGAGCAGGGaacccccccccggg
This genomic window from Cygnus olor isolate bCygOlo1 chromosome 1, bCygOlo1.pri.v2, whole genome shotgun sequence contains:
- the LOC121060019 gene encoding sodium-dependent proline transporter-like isoform X2, with product MPGAGHLDTPGLPAPSAPPEPTVNIFQAGGPIAGQPWPESPAPPESPAPAPGPPRETWAGRYEFLLSCLGYCVGLGNVWRFPYLCYRNGGGVFLIPYFIMLFLTGLPLFLMELSLGQYGAAGPITVWKCCPILRGVGVGMLIVSSLVSLYYNVIIAWAFYYLGSSFQSPLPWSCDAPRNAELCQNASGSATHVSASEAFWNEQVLGVTHSSGLGDPGPVQWPLALCLLAAWIVVFLCMLKGIRSSGKVVYFTATFPYLVILILIIRGATLSGSLDGVRFYLSSDWSKLRSAQVWSDAASQIFYSLGIGFGGLLSMASYNKFDNNVIRDTLVIALGNCCTSFFAGFAIFSVLGHMALKKGVPVGSVADSGPGLAFVAYPEALSLLPGSPFWSILFFLMLFTLGVDTMFGNIEGITTAILDEFPALREWRRKTLFLGVLCISFYLLGLLLITQGGIFWFTLIDTYSTGFGLVIITLFMCLGISFCYGIDQFCQDIRDMICRCPPWCSHMLGYFKVCWVFFTPCLLLFTLIYTFLDMYGVPLRYGSYVYPAWGTSLGVCMGVLTCLQIPLWATVALCRESGTLSDRIQKATQPLNSWRTASARDVSAEVINVPFTITLTSSDFTAQPDSNT
- the LOC121060019 gene encoding sodium-dependent proline transporter-like isoform X1 yields the protein MLFLTGLPLFLMELSLGQYGAAGPITVWKCCPILRGVGVGMLIVSSLVSLYYNVIIAWAFYYLGSSFQSPLPWSCDAPRNAELCQNASGSATHVSASEAFWNEQVLGVTHSSGLGDPGPVQWPLALCLLAAWIVVFLCMLKGIRSSGKVVYFTATFPYLVILILIIRGATLSGSLDGVRFYLSSDWSKLRSAQVWSDAASQIFYSLGIGFGGLLSMASYNKFDNNVIRDTLVIALGNCCTSFFAGFAIFSVLGHMALKKGVPVGSVADSGPGLAFVAYPEALSLLPGSPFWSILFFLMLFTLGVDTMFGNIEGITTAILDEFPALREWRRKTLFLGVLCISFYLLGLLLITQGGIFWFTLIDTYSTGFGLVIITLFMCLGISFCYGIDQFCQDIRDMICRCPPWCSHMLGYFKVCWVFFTPCLLLFTLIYTFLDMYGVPLRYGSYVYPAWGTSLGVCMGVLTCLQIPLWATVALCRESGTLSDRIQKATQPLNSWRTASARDVSAEVINVPFTITLTSSDFTAQPDSNT